The Mycobacterium avium subsp. avium genomic sequence CGTTCGGCATGTGGGCGTTCTTCGCCGCGCTGGGATCCGGGCCGATCTCGGTGGTCTCACCGCTGGCGGCGGTGCTCAACGCCGCGGTGCCCGTCGCGGTCGGGATGGCGTTGGGGGAGCGGCCGGGCCAGGCGGCCCTGGTGGGCGTCGTGCTGGCGCTGGCCGCGGTGATGCTGGTCAGCCGCGAGGCCCCCGCCGAGGGGACGCCGTATCGGTTCACCCCAAAAGTGGCCTGGCTCACAGTAGTTGCGGGTTCGGCGATGGGCCTGAACCTGGTGTTCCTGCATCAGGCGCCGCACGCCTGCAAACTCTGGCCGCTGGTCTTCGCACGGGTGGCCGCCAGCCTGGTGGTGTTCGCGATGGCCGGAACGAGCCAGAACCTGAAGATGCCGCGCGGCCGGCCGTTGCGGTTGGCGGTGGCGGTGGCCGTGCTGGACATCTTCGCCAACATCACCATGCTGGCCGCGCTGCACACCTGGCTGCTGTCCTTGGCCAGCATCCTGATCTCGTTGTATCCCGCCGCGACGGTGGTGTTGGCGATGGTGGTGCTGCGTGAGCGGGTGACCCGCTGGCAGGGCATCGGCATGGTGCTGGCCATGGGGTCGGTGGCGATGATCGCGTCGGCCTGACGGTTGGTGTCGGTCTAACGCGTCGGCCCGACGGCCGGTGTCGGCGGCGAGTCCCGCGGCCTACGATCGGTGACCATGGCCGATCGTCTCGTCACCAAGGTCGACAAGTCCGCCGTGCTGGCCGGCCTTTTCGCCGTCTGGGACGGCATCGATGCGCTTTGGCCGGC encodes the following:
- a CDS encoding DMT family transporter, which gives rise to MIGAAYAQLSAVTYGVSDFVGGVAARRVAALRVMLVAYPIETLLLGALAIFVGGPIHPGALLWGGLYGIGMAFGMWAFFAALGSGPISVVSPLAAVLNAAVPVAVGMALGERPGQAALVGVVLALAAVMLVSREAPAEGTPYRFTPKVAWLTVVAGSAMGLNLVFLHQAPHACKLWPLVFARVAASLVVFAMAGTSQNLKMPRGRPLRLAVAVAVLDIFANITMLAALHTWLLSLASILISLYPAATVVLAMVVLRERVTRWQGIGMVLAMGSVAMIASA